The Acidimicrobiales bacterium DNA segment TGGGGGTCGGGATCACCCCGGAGGACGTGATGGACGCCCCCATGGGGCGCGCCGACGACGCGGTCTGGCAACAGGCGTTCTGGTACCGGGGCAGCGCGGTCCCCGGTTCCCCGAGCACGGCCCTGATCGCCGGCCACGTGAGCGGTCCGGGGGGCGGCCCCGGCGCCTTCGCCCGCATCGACGATCTGCGGCCCGGCGACCCCGTCGTCGTGCACGACTCCCGCAACGGCTTGGCCGTGAGCTTCGCGGTGACCGAGTCGAGGACGTATTCGATCGACGAGGCGGCTGAGCCGACCGCCCTGGCCAGGATCTACGGCGCCGGGCCGGTCGCCGGCCGGGCGCCGCAGCCGTCACCCGACGGACTTGCCCGCCTGACCCTCATCACCTGTGCCGGAACGTTCAGAAACGGCACTCACGATCACCGGTTGGTCGTCTACGCCACCCGAGTGTGACGACCACCCCGGCGCCGGCGGCCCCCGGGCCGGAGTCGCCGGGCCGTTTCACGACCGGGCGGGTCGGGAATCAGCCTCCGATGCGATCGGTCCTGCGCCGCCACCCCTCGGGCGTGGCGCTGGGCGCCTGGTTCGACGGCGAGCGCGGCGGCGACGTCGGCGCCCACGTCGCCCGGTGCCGGCGGTGCCGGCGCCACGCCGATGCCCTGGCCGCCCTGCGATCGATGCTGCGGCCCACCCCGAGCCCGCGGCGCGAGCCCGCCGGCCGTCGGTCGGCGGGCGGCTGAGCGATCGGCGGGCTTCCCGGCACCGCTGCCTCCCGCCCGCCGCCAGCCCGCC contains these protein-coding regions:
- a CDS encoding class F sortase — translated: MPAALVDGGLDLRAGPVPVPLELHVPTIGLRTSVVGVGITPEDVMDAPMGRADDAVWQQAFWYRGSAVPGSPSTALIAGHVSGPGGGPGAFARIDDLRPGDPVVVHDSRNGLAVSFAVTESRTYSIDEAAEPTALARIYGAGPVAGRAPQPSPDGLARLTLITCAGTFRNGTHDHRLVVYATRV